One segment of Natranaeroarchaeum aerophilus DNA contains the following:
- a CDS encoding phosphate-starvation-inducible PsiE family protein, translating to MDSRVSQFAVPSQTAMDWLVLATAYVLLVLFLIGVFDVLIGLYGLFVTGQFTEPVALVRLLDTVLLLLIIVEVHRTLLAYVRDEPVIRIVIGAAIIAVAREIISFRLDDFATTDDALTAASAFSLLLIVLVVAYYVVYARIE from the coding sequence ATGGACAGTCGGGTGTCACAGTTCGCCGTACCGAGCCAGACAGCCATGGACTGGCTGGTGCTCGCGACCGCGTACGTCCTGTTGGTGCTGTTTTTGATCGGCGTCTTCGACGTCCTGATCGGCCTGTACGGGCTGTTCGTGACTGGACAGTTCACGGAGCCGGTCGCGCTCGTCCGGCTGCTCGATACTGTCTTGCTGTTGTTGATTATCGTCGAAGTCCACCGAACGCTGCTGGCGTACGTCCGTGACGAACCGGTTATTCGGATCGTCATCGGCGCAGCGATTATCGCCGTTGCACGGGAAATTATCAGTTTCCGGCTGGACGACTTCGCGACGACCGACGACGCACTCACCGCGGCAAGCGCATTCTCGCTCCTGCTGATCGTGCTCGTGGTCGCGTACTACGTCGTGTACGCCCGGATCGAGTAG
- a CDS encoding winged helix-turn-helix transcriptional regulator, protein MSQPSSALPTWCEGDDWCPMESTAAIIGKKWHPVIVHTLLENGPLGFNALQRDLDGISSKVLSESLEDMEDKHLLERRVISETPFRVEYALTEHGESLEPVIDAMIDWGETYLEEATEPAESIV, encoded by the coding sequence ATGAGTCAACCGAGTTCCGCCCTCCCCACGTGGTGTGAGGGTGACGACTGGTGCCCGATGGAGTCGACGGCCGCGATCATCGGCAAGAAGTGGCATCCAGTCATCGTCCACACGTTGCTAGAGAACGGCCCGCTCGGGTTCAACGCCCTGCAACGTGATCTGGACGGTATCTCGTCGAAGGTCCTCTCGGAGAGTCTGGAAGATATGGAGGACAAACACCTCCTCGAACGACGGGTTATCAGCGAGACGCCGTTCCGGGTCGAGTACGCGCTCACCGAACATGGAGAATCCCTCGAACCGGTGATCGACGCAATGATCGACTGGGGTGAAACGTATCTCGAAGAGGCCACAGAGCCTGCCGAGTCGATCGTGTAG
- a CDS encoding Vms1/Ankzf1 family peptidyl-tRNA hydrolase, which translates to MIDTLLGRAGLKERIHELEAELAELEEERDGLREQLDAAEERRADAVSDRQDAQERVNRLEDRVTQLEDTVERLRDEDSEISFRSVDDVRGGRLAGVLDRLESFETDEEGVFTTMVEGHASSTTRDAFGERTALVERASPCLAITDDEGLLSVALRPPVAPESFERWGERVEIDREWFRPTGRYAVALVRADLFALGEYTGDEQLSTSGFRTDVKGDHSKGGYSQARFERLREEQVRRHLNKCREKIQERSADRLFLLGDAEAIDRLEADVDPAATGTVDASGKPKPALKNAVQEFFTVRMYTL; encoded by the coding sequence ATGATCGATACGCTACTCGGACGCGCTGGCCTCAAAGAGCGTATTCACGAGCTAGAAGCCGAGCTAGCCGAGCTCGAAGAGGAGCGCGACGGGCTGCGAGAACAACTCGACGCCGCCGAGGAGCGACGCGCCGACGCAGTCAGTGACCGGCAGGACGCTCAGGAACGGGTCAACCGGCTAGAAGACAGGGTGACACAGCTTGAGGACACGGTCGAACGACTCCGGGACGAGGACAGCGAAATCTCGTTTCGATCCGTCGACGACGTTCGAGGGGGACGTCTGGCTGGGGTACTCGACCGGCTGGAGAGCTTCGAGACCGACGAGGAAGGGGTCTTTACGACGATGGTGGAGGGTCATGCCTCGTCAACGACGCGGGATGCCTTCGGTGAGCGAACTGCGCTCGTCGAGCGCGCCAGTCCCTGTCTGGCGATCACCGACGACGAGGGGCTGCTAAGCGTAGCGTTGCGTCCCCCTGTTGCCCCCGAGTCGTTCGAGCGGTGGGGTGAGCGCGTCGAGATCGACCGCGAATGGTTCCGACCAACCGGCCGATACGCGGTGGCACTCGTGCGTGCCGATCTGTTCGCACTCGGAGAGTACACGGGCGACGAGCAGCTATCTACCAGCGGGTTCCGGACGGACGTGAAAGGCGACCACTCGAAGGGGGGCTACTCGCAGGCCCGCTTCGAGCGGCTCCGGGAGGAGCAGGTGCGTCGACATCTGAACAAATGTCGAGAAAAAATCCAGGAACGATCTGCAGATCGACTGTTCTTGCTCGGCGACGCCGAAGCGATCGACCGGCTAGAGGCAGACGTGGACCCCGCTGCAACGGGAACGGTGGACGCATCGGGCAAGCCCAAACCGGCCCTCAAGAACGCGGTGCAGGAGTTTTTCACCGTGCGAATGTACACGCTGTGA
- a CDS encoding DUF7344 domain-containing protein: MSVTRRRHALYYLTEQVGTISLHELSDALTVWEAVDGEHHHQRIATGLYHRHLPKLADAGVLRYDPDADTIELLPAAEQLQPYLGLAAQDDARSV; encoded by the coding sequence TTGAGTGTCACGCGCCGCAGACACGCGCTGTACTATCTCACCGAGCAGGTCGGGACAATTAGCCTGCACGAACTCTCGGACGCGCTGACCGTGTGGGAGGCAGTTGACGGGGAGCACCACCACCAGCGAATTGCAACCGGTCTGTATCACAGACACCTGCCGAAACTCGCGGACGCTGGTGTTCTCCGGTACGACCCCGATGCTGATACGATCGAACTCCTCCCGGCTGCCGAGCAGCTACAGCCGTATCTCGGTCTCGCCGCGCAAGACGATGCGCGGTCAGTGTAG
- the rimI gene encoding ribosomal protein S18-alanine N-acetyltransferase gives MVTVTSGDVPSDIRIRQAERADLLAVYRIEKASFASPWPFEAFERQLSDPGFLVAVEEGGGENGGGVDTANVIGFVVADLVPNHGQPLGHIKDLAVHPEFRGEGVGTTLLRHGLKSLQEQSVSSVKLEVREENDGAQRLYSRFGFQPLRRVPRYYDDGEDAIIMIRQAMK, from the coding sequence ATAGTGACCGTCACATCGGGAGACGTACCATCGGACATCCGGATCCGGCAGGCCGAGCGGGCGGATCTCCTTGCCGTCTACCGCATCGAGAAGGCGTCGTTTGCGAGTCCGTGGCCGTTCGAGGCGTTCGAGCGCCAGCTCTCAGACCCGGGTTTTCTCGTCGCCGTCGAGGAGGGAGGAGGGGAAAACGGTGGGGGAGTCGACACGGCAAACGTCATCGGGTTTGTCGTCGCGGATCTCGTGCCGAACCACGGTCAGCCGCTGGGCCATATCAAGGACCTGGCAGTCCATCCCGAGTTCCGGGGCGAGGGCGTCGGCACGACACTGCTCCGTCACGGCCTGAAATCCCTGCAGGAACAGTCCGTCAGCTCGGTAAAACTCGAAGTTCGAGAGGAAAACGACGGCGCACAACGTCTCTATAGCAGGTTCGGGTTTCAGCCGCTGCGGCGCGTCCCGCGGTACTACGATGACGGCGAGGACGCGATTATTATGATTCGACAGGCCATGAAATGA
- a CDS encoding DUF2178 domain-containing protein, whose protein sequence is MWITQSRIALVIIGIVSLGVGFTVGYLDPDIPILAFLIVAGAIGGTAMFLYYRSQQRTGSVDERYIRIQGRASMGTASALIVSLSVLAAVVTFTDYQLPIEWVLWGLVFGGIVLDEGLLELYRRRM, encoded by the coding sequence ATGTGGATTACACAATCACGGATCGCACTCGTCATCATCGGAATCGTCTCGTTGGGTGTTGGGTTCACCGTCGGATATCTCGACCCCGACATCCCGATACTCGCATTCCTGATTGTAGCGGGCGCGATCGGGGGGACCGCGATGTTTCTCTACTACCGGAGCCAGCAGCGAACCGGGAGCGTCGACGAGCGATATATCCGGATCCAGGGTCGCGCATCGATGGGGACGGCAAGCGCGCTGATCGTGAGTTTGAGCGTGCTGGCCGCCGTCGTCACCTTCACCGACTACCAGCTCCCAATCGAATGGGTGCTATGGGGACTCGTCTTCGGCGGTATTGTGCTCGACGAAGGGCTCCTCGAACTGTACCGGCGTCGGATGTGA
- the folP gene encoding dihydropteroate synthase, translated as MKFHDAANFLYDLRRFGPRPGIESTADLLAALEDPHDDLDCVQVAGSNGKGSTARMTESILREAGLTVGLFTSPHLEDLRERIRVDGRKIPKGAVCEFVEHVEGHVRDRGAEGISPTFFEATTAMALWQFAREDVDVVVLEVGIGGKKDATSVVDPVASAVTSVTLEHTGVLGDTIEEIAQDKAHVAPADAPLVTGVDGVALDAVRSIAGEVVTVGAGGDVVPTYGGRTNHTEAAIGIEGPDWSVDTRLPTLGAHQSENAAIAATLARHVIDEQGGDLAETTIETGLRRSHWPGRFEVVEQEPLTVLDGAHNPGACERIAEVLTEFEYDDLHLVFGGMHDKDHRAMADALPTADRVVACQPDLDRAEDEAVLARVFEASGAEEVVTNNSVEGALSRALREADADDCVLVTGSLFTVAEARTRWTRLQVPKRVEEIDDARAVLSDAHVTDPGVWRMRGKGVHRVLKTRVQKRQAQYLKEELLSLGGECALSGLNDQDDVIIDVVMMATMAQFNRLVDKLDGQPYGLSVVGEEIRETLGIRTADPESGYPWDEGTAVMGILNITPDSFHDGGEYNAVEAARERAERMVANGAAILDVGGESTRPGADPVSVEEEIDRVVPVIEAIADLDAMISVDTRKAEVARAAVEAGADIINDVSGLEDPEMRFVAAEHDAALVVMHSVDAPVDPDTEIDYDDVVEDVIDQLAERVLLAEKAGLDREQIVVDPGLGFGKRSAESFELLDRCDELAALGCPIMIGHSHKSMFALSGQDADERLPPTIAGTTLAAERDVDIVRVHDVAENVAAVNVAETTAGNTSSGTDD; from the coding sequence ATGAAGTTCCACGACGCGGCGAACTTCCTCTACGATCTGCGCCGGTTCGGTCCACGCCCCGGGATCGAGTCGACCGCGGATCTGCTCGCCGCACTGGAGGACCCACACGACGATCTCGACTGCGTGCAGGTCGCTGGCTCGAACGGCAAGGGCAGCACGGCCCGAATGACGGAGTCGATCCTCCGGGAGGCCGGTCTCACCGTCGGACTCTTTACGTCGCCACATCTGGAGGACCTGCGCGAACGCATTCGTGTCGACGGGCGCAAGATCCCGAAAGGGGCCGTCTGTGAGTTCGTCGAGCACGTCGAGGGGCACGTCCGCGATCGCGGGGCGGAGGGGATCTCCCCGACGTTTTTCGAGGCGACGACTGCAATGGCACTCTGGCAGTTCGCCCGCGAGGACGTCGACGTCGTCGTGCTGGAGGTCGGCATCGGCGGCAAGAAAGATGCCACGAGCGTCGTCGATCCGGTCGCCAGCGCAGTCACCTCCGTCACGCTCGAACACACGGGCGTCCTGGGGGATACGATCGAGGAGATTGCACAGGACAAAGCCCACGTCGCACCCGCCGATGCGCCACTGGTGACGGGCGTCGACGGTGTAGCGCTCGACGCCGTCCGCTCGATTGCTGGTGAGGTCGTCACCGTCGGCGCGGGCGGCGACGTGGTGCCGACCTACGGCGGCCGGACGAATCACACCGAAGCCGCCATCGGAATCGAGGGGCCAGACTGGTCGGTCGACACGCGGCTCCCGACACTGGGTGCTCACCAGTCCGAGAACGCGGCCATCGCGGCGACGCTCGCCCGGCACGTCATCGACGAGCAGGGGGGCGACCTCGCCGAAACCACGATCGAGACCGGCCTCCGGCGCTCGCACTGGCCCGGCCGGTTCGAGGTCGTGGAGCAGGAGCCACTGACCGTGCTGGACGGCGCACACAACCCTGGTGCCTGCGAGCGGATCGCGGAGGTCCTGACGGAGTTCGAGTACGACGACCTCCATCTCGTCTTCGGCGGGATGCACGACAAGGACCACCGGGCGATGGCCGACGCGCTCCCGACCGCCGACCGCGTCGTGGCGTGCCAGCCAGACCTCGATCGCGCCGAGGACGAGGCCGTACTCGCGCGGGTATTCGAGGCAAGCGGGGCCGAGGAGGTCGTCACGAACAACTCCGTCGAGGGCGCGCTTTCGCGGGCGCTCCGCGAGGCCGACGCTGACGACTGCGTGCTCGTCACCGGATCGCTGTTCACCGTCGCTGAAGCCCGGACGCGCTGGACACGCCTGCAGGTGCCAAAACGTGTCGAGGAGATCGACGATGCCCGCGCCGTCCTCTCGGACGCCCACGTCACCGATCCGGGCGTCTGGCGGATGCGCGGCAAGGGCGTCCACCGCGTGCTCAAAACCCGCGTCCAGAAGCGGCAGGCCCAGTACCTCAAAGAGGAACTGCTCAGCCTCGGCGGCGAGTGTGCCCTCTCCGGGCTGAACGATCAGGACGACGTGATCATCGATGTCGTGATGATGGCGACGATGGCCCAGTTCAACCGGCTCGTGGACAAACTCGACGGCCAGCCCTACGGCCTCTCGGTCGTCGGCGAGGAGATCCGTGAGACCCTGGGGATCCGCACGGCCGACCCCGAGAGCGGCTACCCGTGGGATGAGGGCACCGCCGTGATGGGCATCCTCAACATCACGCCGGATAGCTTCCACGACGGCGGCGAGTACAACGCCGTCGAAGCGGCACGCGAACGCGCCGAGCGGATGGTCGCAAACGGCGCGGCGATCCTCGACGTGGGCGGCGAGAGCACGCGACCCGGGGCCGACCCGGTCAGCGTGGAGGAGGAGATCGACCGGGTCGTCCCGGTGATCGAGGCCATCGCCGATCTGGATGCCATGATCTCCGTGGACACCCGCAAAGCCGAGGTTGCTCGGGCCGCCGTCGAGGCCGGTGCCGACATCATCAACGACGTGTCCGGGCTCGAAGACCCCGAGATGCGCTTTGTCGCCGCCGAGCACGACGCCGCGCTAGTCGTCATGCACAGCGTCGACGCGCCGGTCGATCCCGACACCGAGATCGACTACGACGATGTCGTCGAGGACGTGATCGATCAGCTCGCAGAACGGGTCCTGCTCGCCGAGAAAGCAGGGCTCGATCGCGAGCAGATCGTCGTCGATCCCGGGTTGGGCTTCGGGAAGCGCTCGGCGGAAAGCTTCGAGCTACTGGATCGGTGTGACGAACTCGCCGCGCTGGGCTGTCCGATCATGATCGGCCATTCGCACAAGTCGATGTTCGCGCTCTCCGGCCAGGACGCCGACGAGCGCCTCCCCCCGACGATCGCCGGGACGACACTCGCGGCCGAGCGCGATGTCGACATCGTCCGCGTGCACGACGTCGCCGAAAACGTCGCGGCGGTGAACGTGGCCGAGACGACGGCCGGGAACACGTCGTCTGGAACGGACGACTGA
- a CDS encoding DUF4013 domain-containing protein: protein MNIEILNYPRTGDETARTIILGGLLVLLSVLVVPTILLVGYLLRVLRSSAADEPQPPVMDEWRELFVDGLRGTVVSIVYGLIPLVGVAVAVGGVITIGAEFGLLGVLGVLIGGLLWLGLTIAVAYALPAALANVAEEETIDSGFDWARLRPVLRSEAYASAWLVGLLVVLAGGAIASLLNVVPVLGVVGSAFVVFYTLVVAYHVVGRVWGDHAEALLSVDPDVGKEQSAV, encoded by the coding sequence ATGAACATCGAGATACTCAACTATCCACGAACCGGTGACGAGACGGCACGAACGATCATCCTCGGCGGGCTACTGGTACTACTGTCGGTGCTCGTCGTTCCGACGATACTGCTCGTTGGGTATCTCCTTCGGGTGCTTCGCAGTTCGGCGGCCGACGAGCCACAGCCCCCCGTGATGGACGAGTGGCGGGAGCTGTTCGTCGACGGGCTCCGCGGGACGGTGGTCTCGATCGTGTACGGGCTGATACCACTGGTCGGAGTCGCGGTAGCGGTCGGCGGCGTCATCACGATAGGTGCTGAGTTCGGCCTCCTCGGTGTGCTCGGCGTGCTGATCGGCGGCCTGCTGTGGCTCGGGCTCACCATCGCCGTCGCATACGCGCTTCCGGCCGCACTGGCGAACGTCGCCGAGGAGGAGACGATCGATTCGGGGTTCGACTGGGCTCGGCTGCGCCCGGTTCTCCGGAGCGAGGCGTACGCCTCGGCGTGGCTGGTCGGATTGCTGGTCGTCCTCGCTGGAGGAGCGATCGCTAGCCTGCTGAATGTCGTTCCCGTACTTGGTGTGGTCGGTAGCGCCTTCGTGGTGTTCTATACGCTGGTCGTCGCCTACCACGTCGTCGGGCGAGTGTGGGGCGACCACGCCGAGGCCCTGCTGAGCGTCGACCCGGATGTCGGCAAGGAGCAGTCCGCAGTCTGA
- the metG gene encoding methionine--tRNA ligase — protein sequence MSNDEFPTDSPAVVTCGLPYANGDLHIGHLRGYIGADAFNRSLQTLGQQSAYVCGSDMHGTPVAVNAEKEGVDPEEFALEWHEQYEETFPKFNVEFDNYGHTHDETNTELTQEIVRTLDENGYIYEKEIQVAYDPDADQYLPDRYVVGTCPYCGEKARGDECDEGCQRHLEPGEVEDPQSSITGNPAEYRERTHKFFEVSEFADYLTDFLDNLEGTSNARNQPRQWIEDGLQDWCITRDMDWGIDYPTAEGEDESDLVLYVWVDAPIEYIASTKQYSERVGTDEYDWEQVWREQGEIVHVIGRDIIQHHAIFWPAMLEGAGYNAPRGIAATGFITINGKGLSTSRNRAIWAKEYLDEGFHPDLLRYYLTTTGGLQQDVDFSWDAFQEKVNGELVGNVGNFLYRSLLFAYRNYEGTPDADVSAEVEERIKDAMDAFQAGVNDYSLRAVATATLELTKFGNEYIQRNEPWNLVDDDTEQAAQVIRDCVQIAKATAVLFEPIAPGKAQLVWEQLGEAGTVADTELEDALASPPREFDEPDELFGKIEDDRVAELNEKLDERIEAATDEAADGEEDNDDASEDDVTDVEPVLDDRISFDEFQDLDMRVGRIESAEGIDGADELLRLDVDIGVETRQIVAGLKQLHDVDELPETKVIVMANLEQAELFGVESNGMVLAAGEQADLLTTHEDAEPGTKVQ from the coding sequence ATGAGCAACGACGAGTTTCCGACGGACAGTCCGGCAGTGGTGACCTGCGGGCTGCCGTACGCCAACGGCGACCTGCATATCGGTCACCTGCGCGGGTACATCGGTGCGGACGCGTTCAACCGAAGTCTACAGACGCTGGGCCAGCAGTCGGCCTACGTCTGTGGATCGGACATGCACGGCACGCCGGTCGCGGTCAACGCCGAGAAGGAAGGTGTCGACCCCGAGGAGTTCGCCCTGGAGTGGCACGAACAGTACGAGGAGACGTTTCCGAAGTTCAACGTCGAGTTCGACAACTACGGCCACACCCACGACGAGACGAACACCGAACTGACCCAGGAGATCGTCCGGACCCTCGATGAGAACGGCTACATCTACGAGAAGGAGATTCAGGTCGCCTACGATCCCGACGCCGACCAGTATCTGCCAGATCGGTACGTCGTCGGGACCTGCCCCTACTGCGGTGAGAAGGCTCGCGGCGACGAGTGCGACGAGGGCTGTCAGCGCCACCTCGAACCCGGCGAGGTCGAGGACCCGCAGAGTTCGATCACCGGCAACCCCGCGGAGTACCGCGAGCGCACCCACAAGTTCTTCGAGGTCTCGGAGTTCGCCGACTACCTCACCGACTTCCTCGACAACCTGGAAGGGACATCGAACGCCCGGAACCAGCCGCGCCAGTGGATCGAGGACGGCCTGCAGGACTGGTGTATCACGCGAGATATGGACTGGGGGATCGACTACCCGACCGCCGAGGGGGAAGACGAAAGTGACCTCGTCCTCTACGTCTGGGTTGACGCACCGATCGAGTACATCGCCTCGACGAAGCAGTACTCGGAACGTGTCGGCACCGACGAGTACGACTGGGAGCAGGTCTGGAGAGAGCAAGGCGAGATCGTCCACGTAATCGGTCGGGATATCATCCAGCACCACGCGATCTTCTGGCCGGCGATGCTCGAAGGCGCGGGCTACAACGCACCGCGCGGGATCGCCGCGACAGGCTTCATCACGATCAACGGCAAGGGCCTGTCGACGAGCCGGAATCGTGCAATCTGGGCCAAAGAATACCTCGACGAGGGGTTCCATCCCGACCTCCTGCGGTACTATCTGACGACGACCGGCGGCCTCCAGCAGGACGTCGACTTCTCGTGGGATGCCTTCCAGGAAAAGGTCAACGGCGAGCTGGTCGGCAACGTCGGAAACTTCCTCTACCGGAGCCTGCTGTTTGCATACCGGAACTACGAGGGGACACCCGACGCGGACGTCTCCGCCGAGGTCGAAGAGCGCATCAAAGACGCCATGGACGCGTTCCAGGCGGGCGTCAACGACTACTCGCTACGGGCGGTCGCCACCGCGACGCTCGAACTCACGAAGTTCGGTAACGAGTACATCCAGCGCAACGAGCCCTGGAACCTCGTCGACGACGATACCGAGCAGGCTGCACAGGTCATCCGCGACTGCGTCCAGATCGCGAAGGCGACCGCCGTGCTGTTCGAGCCAATTGCCCCCGGCAAGGCCCAGCTCGTCTGGGAGCAGCTGGGCGAAGCGGGGACGGTAGCCGACACGGAACTCGAGGACGCGCTCGCTTCCCCGCCCCGCGAATTCGACGAACCCGACGAACTGTTCGGCAAGATCGAGGACGACCGCGTCGCCGAACTCAACGAGAAACTCGACGAGCGTATCGAAGCAGCAACGGACGAGGCGGCGGACGGCGAGGAAGACAACGACGACGCGAGCGAGGACGATGTCACCGACGTAGAACCCGTTCTCGACGACCGGATCAGCTTCGACGAGTTCCAGGACCTCGACATGCGAGTCGGCCGAATCGAGAGCGCCGAGGGCATCGACGGCGCGGACGAACTGCTCCGCCTCGACGTCGACATCGGCGTCGAGACGCGCCAGATCGTCGCCGGGCTCAAGCAGCTTCACGACGTCGACGAGCTACCGGAGACGAAGGTAATCGTGATGGCGAACCTGGAGCAGGCCGAACTGTTCGGCGTCGAGAGCAACGGGATGGTGCTTGCGGCTGGCGAGCAGGCCGACCTGCTGACGACACACGAAGACGCCGAACCGGGGACGAAGGTACAGTAG
- a CDS encoding helix-turn-helix transcriptional regulator, protein MENPLKVWRAKADITQAELADELGVSRQTINAIEVGRYDPSLELAFKLATHFDCTIEEIFEYDPDEE, encoded by the coding sequence ATGGAAAACCCGCTGAAAGTCTGGCGCGCCAAAGCCGACATCACACAGGCCGAACTCGCCGACGAGCTTGGCGTATCGCGACAGACGATCAACGCGATCGAGGTTGGCCGATACGATCCAAGCCTCGAACTTGCGTTCAAACTCGCCACGCACTTCGACTGTACGATCGAGGAGATCTTCGAGTACGACCCAGACGAGGAGTGA
- a CDS encoding aconitate hydratase, with protein sequence MGKTLTEKILDDHLVEGELTPGEEIGIEIDQVLTQDTTGTMVWLQFEAMGLEEVQTEIAAQYCDHQTYQFDFKNTDDHRFLRSAAGTFGAHFSRPGNGICHNVHRENFAAPGKTMLGSDSHTPTPGGLGELAIGAGGIDVTVAMGGAPYYIEMPEVVSVRLEGELPEWATAKDVILELLRRLSVKGGVGKILEYTGPGVETLTAPERMTITNMGTELGATSSIFPTDEQTKDYLERVGRGEEYVELQPDDDAEYHDEIVVDLSDLEPLIAQPSMPDNVVPVSEAAGEDVEQVIVGSCTNGGYEDILPVAKMLEGREVSMETETIVAPGSKQASEMLARQGWVAEMMAAGVNFSEATCGACIGIGHVPASDSVSLRTFNRNFEGRSGIEDDNVYLCSPEVAAAAALKGEIVDPRELEDDGVDAPGVELPDQYDGSKTDLIAPDEAVDDELIKGPNIGDVPLKDELDSNLAGEALLKMDDNITTDHIIPATQDILMYRSNIDKLSEFTLSRVDDTFAQRAADADGGFLVAGENYGQGSSREHAAMCPMYLGIEGVLAQSFARIHRANLFNFGLVPLIIDEDTYEKIDQGDDIEIVDDVREGVESGQEEFTVRVNDDWEATATLNASRRERDMLSLGGKLPWTKQQAEGGDSPAPADD encoded by the coding sequence ATGGGAAAAACACTAACAGAGAAGATCCTCGATGATCACCTCGTCGAAGGCGAGCTGACGCCCGGCGAGGAGATCGGTATCGAGATCGATCAGGTTCTCACTCAGGATACGACCGGGACGATGGTCTGGCTGCAGTTCGAGGCGATGGGCCTCGAAGAGGTCCAGACCGAGATTGCTGCCCAGTACTGTGACCACCAGACATATCAGTTTGACTTCAAGAACACGGACGATCACCGCTTCCTGCGTTCTGCGGCCGGCACCTTCGGGGCACACTTCTCCCGCCCCGGCAACGGTATCTGCCACAATGTCCACCGCGAGAACTTCGCGGCCCCCGGCAAGACGATGCTCGGTTCGGACTCCCACACCCCGACGCCCGGCGGGCTCGGCGAGCTCGCCATCGGTGCAGGTGGGATCGACGTCACCGTCGCGATGGGTGGCGCACCGTACTACATCGAGATGCCGGAAGTCGTCAGTGTCCGACTCGAGGGCGAACTCCCCGAGTGGGCGACCGCGAAAGACGTCATCCTCGAGCTGCTCCGACGACTCTCCGTGAAAGGTGGCGTCGGCAAGATCCTCGAATACACCGGTCCGGGCGTCGAGACGCTCACCGCTCCCGAGCGCATGACGATCACCAACATGGGCACGGAGCTCGGTGCGACCTCCTCGATCTTCCCGACCGACGAGCAGACGAAAGACTACCTCGAACGCGTCGGCCGCGGCGAGGAGTACGTCGAGCTCCAGCCCGACGACGACGCCGAGTATCACGACGAGATCGTCGTCGATCTCTCCGATCTGGAACCGCTCATCGCACAGCCCTCGATGCCGGACAACGTCGTTCCCGTCAGCGAGGCCGCTGGCGAGGACGTCGAACAGGTCATCGTCGGCTCCTGTACGAACGGCGGCTACGAAGATATCCTCCCCGTCGCGAAGATGCTGGAAGGCCGCGAGGTTTCCATGGAGACCGAGACGATCGTCGCACCCGGCTCCAAGCAGGCCTCCGAGATGCTCGCCCGACAGGGCTGGGTCGCCGAGATGATGGCAGCCGGTGTCAACTTCTCCGAGGCGACGTGTGGTGCCTGTATCGGCATCGGCCACGTTCCCGCGAGTGACTCCGTCTCCCTGCGGACGTTCAACCGCAACTTCGAGGGGCGCTCGGGCATCGAGGACGACAACGTCTACCTCTGTTCGCCCGAGGTCGCCGCGGCCGCGGCGCTCAAAGGCGAGATCGTCGATCCGCGCGAACTCGAAGACGACGGGGTCGACGCACCAGGCGTCGAACTGCCCGATCAGTACGACGGCTCCAAGACGGACCTCATCGCCCCCGACGAGGCTGTCGACGACGAGCTCATCAAGGGACCCAACATCGGCGACGTGCCACTGAAGGACGAACTCGACAGCAACCTCGCCGGTGAGGCGCTGCTGAAGATGGACGACAACATCACGACCGACCACATCATCCCTGCAACGCAGGACATCCTGATGTACCGGTCGAACATCGACAAGCTCTCGGAGTTCACTCTCTCGCGTGTCGACGACACGTTCGCACAGCGAGCGGCCGACGCCGACGGCGGCTTCCTCGTTGCCGGCGAGAACTACGGACAGGGCTCCTCTCGCGAACACGCCGCCATGTGCCCGATGTATCTGGGCATCGAGGGCGTGCTCGCACAGAGCTTCGCACGGATCCACCGCGCGAACCTGTTTAACTTCGGTCTCGTCCCGCTGATCATCGACGAGGACACCTACGAGAAGATCGATCAGGGCGACGACATCGAGATCGTCGACGATGTCCGCGAGGGCGTCGAGAGCGGACAGGAGGAGTTCACCGTCCGCGTCAACGACGACTGGGAAGCGACCGCGACGCTGAACGCCTCCCGGCGCGAGCGCGACATGCTCTCGCTGGGCGGGAAGCTGCCGTGGACGAAACAGCAGGCCGAAGGCGGCGACAGTCCTGCACCCGCGGACGACTGA